Proteins encoded in a region of the Anguilla anguilla isolate fAngAng1 chromosome 10, fAngAng1.pri, whole genome shotgun sequence genome:
- the arl6ip4 gene encoding ADP-ribosylation factor-like protein 6-interacting protein 4 isoform X1 has product MGRSRSRDTSAGKTKSTPGREKKREKKRKRSSSSCSSSSSSSSASPSPKRKPRPPSSKSQDKRENLKKKKRSRSSSTSSSSSSSSSSSSSSSSDEEAKKKRQRRKAKKKLKKMKAREKKERKKEKKRLKKLKKMAEAAEKALVPTLPSMPVEKPPPILEPWLSEDTSEHGPAMTDEQKARISTKRPMTKEQWEAQQSVIRRVVDPETGRTRLVRGEGEILEEIVTREKHKDINKKATKGDGNAFQKRLGVNR; this is encoded by the exons ATGGGGCGCAGCAGGTCTCGCGACACGTCTGCCGGGAAGACAAAAAGCACACCGGGGCGGGAGAAAAAGcgagagaagaagaggaagagaagttCTTCATCGTGttcatcttcctcctccagcagcagcgCTAGCCCGTCCCCCAAAAGGAAACCCCGTCCTCCCTCCAGCAAGAGCCAAG ATAAGAGAGAGaacctgaagaagaagaaaaggagtcggagctcctccacctcctcttcctcctcatcgagctcttcctcctcttcgtcctcATCCAGCGACGAGGAAGCAAAGAagaagaggcagaggaggaaggccaagaagaaactgaaaaagaTGAAAGCccgggaaaaaaaggagaggaagaaagagaaaaagaggctGAAGAAGTTGAAGAAGATGGCAGAGGCAGCGGAGAAGGCCCTGGTGCCTacacttcccagcatgcctgtGGAGAAGCCGCCACCTATCCTGGAGCCGTGGCTGAGTGAGGACACCAGTGAGCATGGCCCAG CCATGACGGACGAACAGAAGGCCCGCATCTCCACCAAGAGGCCCATGACCAAGGAGCAGTGGGAGGCCCAGCAGAGCGTGATCCGCAGGGTGGTGGACCCGGAGACTGGCCGCACCCG GCTGgtgcggggagagggggagatcCTGGAGGAGATTGTGACCCGCGAGAAGCACAAAGA
- the arl6ip4 gene encoding ADP-ribosylation factor-like protein 6-interacting protein 4 isoform X2 — MGRSRSRDTSAGKTKSTPGREKKREKKRKRSSSSCSSSSSSSSASPSPKRKPRPPSSKSQDKRENLKKKKRSRSSSTSSSSSSSSSSSSSSSSDEEAKKKRQRRKAKKKLKKMKAREKKERKKEKKRLKKLKKMAEAAEKALVPTLPSMPVEKPPPILEPWLSEDTSEHGPAMTDEQKARISTKRPMTKEQWEAQQSVIRRVVDPETGRTRLVRGEGEILEEIVTREKHKDINKKATKGDGNAFQKRLGVNR; from the exons ATGGGGCGCAGCAGGTCTCGCGACACGTCTGCCGGGAAGACAAAAAGCACACCGGGGCGGGAGAAAAAGcgagagaagaagaggaagagaagttCTTCATCGTGttcatcttcctcctccagcagcagcgCTAGCCCGTCCCCCAAAAGGAAACCCCGTCCTCCCTCCAGCAAGAGCCAAG ATAAGAGAGAGaacctgaagaagaagaaaaggagtcggagctcctccacctcctcttcctcctcatcgagctcttcctcctcttcgtcctcATCCAGCGACGAGGAAGCAAAGAagaagaggcagaggaggaaggccaagaagaaactgaaaaagaTGAAAGCccgggaaaaaaaggagaggaagaaagagaaaaagaggctGAAGAAGTTGAAGAAGATGGCAGAGGCAGCGGAGAAGGCCCTGGTGCCTacacttcccagcatgcctgtGGAGAAGCCGCCACCTATCCTGGAGCCGTGGCTGAGTGAGGACACCAGTGAGCATGGCCCAG CCATGACGGACGAACAGAAGGCCCGCATCTCCACCAAGAGGCCCATGACCAAGGAGCAGTGGGAGGCCCAGCAGAGCGTGATCCGCAGGGTG GTGGACCCGGAGACCGGTCGTACCCG GCTGgtgcggggagagggggagatcCTGGAGGAGATTGTGACCCGCGAGAAGCACAAAGA